A stretch of DNA from Elephas maximus indicus isolate mEleMax1 chromosome 21, mEleMax1 primary haplotype, whole genome shotgun sequence:
CCTGCATCTGAGAAGCCCAAGGGCAGGTGGTGCTTAGGGATAAGGCATTTCCTCACCATGTCCTCCACAGACTGGAAGGCCCTCGTGTCCACTGGCTTCCGGCCCTCTGGATGTGCCCTCCCCCCTGCCTCCTGCAGCAGTTGGCCAGCTGCACAGCCTCCGCCTGAGCGCTGTTGAGACACCAGCTCCATCCTTTTTCTGTGTGGCCCTGGGAATTGCCTCTAATCTCCTCTCTGCCTCCCCCTGCAGATGGTGATGACGACCCACAACTCTCCTGGGTGGCCTCGTCTCCCTCCAGCAAGGATGTTGCATCACCCACGCAGATGATCGGCGATGGGTGTGACCTGGGCCTCGGTGAGGAGGAAGGGGGCACGGGCCTGCCATACCCTTGCCAGTTCTGCGACAAGTCCTTCATCCGCCTGAGCTACTTGAAGAGGCACGAGCAGATCCACAGTGACAAGCTGCCATTCAAGTGCACCTTCTGCAGCCGCCTCTTCAAACACAAGAGGAGCCGCGACCGGCACATCAAGCTGCACACGGGTGACAAGAAGTACCACTGCCACGAGTGCGAGGCGGCCTTCTCCCGCAGCGACCACCTCAAGATCCACCTGAAGACTCACAGCTCCAGCAAGCCCTTCAAGTGCACCATCTGCAAGCGCGGCTTCTCCTCCACCAGCTCGCTGCAGAGCCACATGCAGGCCCACAAGAAgaacaaggagcacctggccaaGTCAGAGAAGGAGACCAAGAAGGACGACTTCATGTGCGACTACTGTGAGGACACCTTCAGCCAGACCGAGGAGCTGGAGAAGCACGTGCTCACGCGCCACCCCCAGCTGTCCGAGAAGGCGGACCTGCAGTGCATCCACTGCCCTGAGGTCTTCGTTGACGAGAACACGCTGCTCACCCACATCCACCAAGCCCACGCCAACAAGAAACACAAGTGCCCCATGTGCCCCGAGCAGTTTTCCTCAGTGGAGGAGGTCTACTGCCACCTGGACAGCCACCGGCAGCCAGACTCCAGCAACCACAGCATCAGCCCTGACCCTGTGCTGGGCAGTGTGGCCTCCATGAGCAGCGCCACACCTGACTCCAGTGCCTCTGTGGAGCGTGGCTCCACCCCAGACTCCACCTTGAAGCCACTGCGGGGGCAGAAGAAGATGCGCGATGAGGGGCAGGGCTGGTCCAAGGTTGTCTACAGCTGCCCCTATTGTTCTAAGCGGGACTTCAACAGCCTGGCTGTGCTGGAAATCCACCTGAAGACCATCCATGCTGATAAGCCCCAGCAGAGCCACACGTGTCAGATCTGCCTGGACTCCATGCCTACCCTCTACAACCTCAATGAGCATGTGCGCAAGCTGCACAAGAACCACGCCTACCCCGTGATACAGTTCGGCAACATCTCCGCGTTCCACTGCAACTACTGCCCCGAGATGTTTGCTGACATCAACAGCCTGCAGGAGCACATCCGCGTCTCCCACTGCGGCCCCAACGCCCACCCGCCCGATGGCAACAATGCCTTCTTCTGCAGCCAGTGCTCCATGGGCTTCCTTACCGAGTCCTCCCTCACGGAGCACATCCAGCAGGCCCACTGCAGCGTCGGCGGCACCAAGCTCGAGTCGCCGGTCGTGCAGCCTTCACAGTCCTTCATGGAGGTCTATTCCTGCCCCTACTGCACCAACTCGCCCATCTTCGGCTCCATCCTGAAGCTCACCAAGCAcatcaaagaaaaccacaagaatATTCCACTGGCCCACAGCAAGAAGTCCAAGACGGAGCAGAGCCCGGTCTCGTCCGACGTGGAGGTGTCTTCCCCGAAGCGGCAGAGGCTCTCGGTGAGTGCCAACTCCATCTCCAACAGCGAGTATCCCTGCAACCAGTGTGACCTCAAGTTCTCCAATTTTGAGAGCTTCCAGACCCACCTGAAGCTGCACCTGGAGCTGCTCCTGAGGAAGCAGGCGTGCCCCCAGTGCAAAGAGGACTTTGACTCCCAGGAGTCCCTCCTGCAGCACCTGACGGTGCATTATACAACCACATCCACCCACTACGTGTGTGAGAGCTGTGACAAGCAGTTCTCTTCAGTGGATGACCTGCAGAAGCACCTGCTGGACATGCACACCTTCGTGCTGTACCACTGCACCTTGTGCCAGGAGGTCTTCGACTCCAAGGTGTCCATCCAGGTGCACCTGGCGGTGAAGCACAGCAATGAGAAGAAGATGTACCGCTGCACGGCCTGCAACTGGGACTTCCGCAAGGAGGCCGACCTGCAGGTGCACGTCAAGCACAGCCACCTGGGCAACCCGGCCAAGGCCCACAAGTGCATCTTCTGCGGGGAGACCTTCAGCACTGAGGTGGAACTGCAGTGCCATATCACCACACACAGCAAGAAGTACAACTGCAAGTTCTGTAGCAAGGCCTTCCATGCCATCATCCTGCTGGAGAAGCACCTGCGGGAGAAGCACTGTGTGTTTGATGCGGCCACCGAGAATGGCACGGCCAACGGGGTGCCCCCTGCCGCCCCCAAGAAGGCCGAGCCAGCTGACCTACAGGGCATGCTGCTTAAGAACCCTGAGGCGCCCAACAGCCACGAGGCCAGCGAGGATGATGTGGACGCGTCAGAGCCCATGTACGGCTGTGACATCTGTGGGGCGGCCTACACCATGGAGGTGCTGCTGCAGAACCACCGGCTCCGAGACCACAACATCCGGCCGGGCGAGGACGACGGCTCCCGCAAGAAGGCCGAGTTCATCAAGGGCAGCCACAAGTGCAACATTTGCTCGCGGACTTTCTTCTCGGAGAACGGTCTCCGGGAGCACCTGCAGACGCACCGGGGCCCTGCCAAGCACTACATGTGCCCGATCTGTGGCGAGCGCTTCCCCTCATTGCTGACACTCACGGAGCACAAGGTGACCCACAGCAAGAGCCTGGACACGGGCACCTGCCGCATCTGCAAGATGCCCCTGCAGAGCGAGGAGGATTTCATCGAGCACTGCCAGATGCACCCCGATCTGCGCAACTCACTCACAGGCTTCCGCTGCGTGGTCTGCATGCAGACAGTCACCTCCACGCTCGAGCTCAAGATCCACGGCACCTTCCACATGCAGAAGCTGGCGGGCAGCTCAGCTGCATCCTCCCCCAACGGCCAGGGGCTGCAGAAGCTCTACCAGTGTGCCCTGTGCCTCAAGGAGTGCCGCAGCAAGCAGGACCTGGTGAAGCTGGACGTCAACGGGCTGCCCTACGGCCTCTGCGCCAGCTGCATGGCCCGCAGTGCCAACGGACAGGTGGGTGGCCCGGCCCCACCCGAGCCCGCAGACCGGCCCTGCGCTGGCCTCCGCTGCCCTGAGTGCAGCGTCAAGTTTGAGAGTGCTGAGGACCTGGAGAGCCACATGCAGGGCGACCACCGCGACCTCACCCCAGAGGCCAGTGGGCCCCGGAAAGGTGCCCAGACTTCGCCAGTGCCCCGGGTAAGTTCCTGCTGGAAACTGCTCCCTGCTCCCTGGGGCTCTGCCAatcccagaggagcctcagaccTTGAACTCCATGTTTCCTGAGGGTGTTCTTTCAGTGCATGGGAAAGCAGCCCTGCCGTGCGTGGTCACACACACCTGCTCTGTAGCAGAGTCCCGAGTCTGGACCCAGGGTCGTTATTCCTTCCCAATGTGGGACATCTCTTACATTACCTGTCTCTCTGGGCCCCAGTTGTGAGTGTTCATCTGTGAAAGGGGTGTACTAATTGTGGTGACTTCATGAATGAATGCAGGAAGGGCCCAGCGCAGTGGCTGACACTCATAAATAGTGACTGTCATCTCTGCTCTGGATGTGAGGTAGACCTGTTTGCCTTGGGCAGGTGACTTAGCCTCTCCGGGCTTTTGACCCAGGTTCCTTTGACAGTTCAAGTAGATAATTTACAAGTAAAGGGCTTAGAGCATGGCGGCACTGCGTAAGGGCCTGGTCACACTGTCGTAGCTACCAGCTAATACATCATCAGCAGCATCATCGTTATTGCCAGTGCAGTTGCTGGTGTGTGGAAGGGCCCTGGAAATGGTTCCATTTACTGTTATTATTGATTGATTGGttcattattcattcatcatGTTTGTTCATTATGTTTGGGGGTGCCTGGGGAGCCAAGGAGAAGCAGATATGGACCCTGCCTTGGGGTTCCCAAGAACCAAGGGGATCCCCGGGTCTCTAAGCACTGGGCTTCAATGAGGTGGGGTGGTCCAGGCTATGGGGTGGGCCCACAGAGGCCCTAGGTACAGGACTGACAGGCACCAGGATGGTGGGCCTAGAACCTGTGCAGGGCCCCCCTGGTGTGGCCCTTGGCTgtcagacaggcctggggatTCCCATCAAGTCTGTGCTGTTTCCAGACGGAGGAGGTGCCAAGCGGATCTTGAGAGCGTCTTTCCCCGAGGGCCGATGCTGCTGGCACCACTGGCGGGAGGCAGAATTTGGGGAAGGGCCGCCTGCCACAGGTGCTTGTGGGAATACAGGGGTGTTTGCTGAGGGTGTTTGGCCTCGGAATCAGAGCCTGGAGCTCTGGGATTTGGAGAGGGAGGTGGagtaagagggagagaaagagatggagagagcagagggagagccCTTAGTGAAGGGGCTTCTGCCCAGGCCTGTGTTCCAGATGGGTATGCTGAGGCCCAGCATGCAGGAGGAGGGAGACACTTCAGAGGACGGAGCCATGTGTCCCGCTGGGGCCCAAGGCCACTCCCCAAAGACCCATCAGGAGCAGAAGGCACCCTCTCAAGGTCTCGCAGCTGACCCTAAACAAAGGTCCCGTGGGACGCCCTTCAGAGGTCCTGAGCATGGGTGCTGGTCCCTGCTGCCCAGCTCTGTCCCCTCAGCTGCAGCTCTCTGGCTGGCCAGGGCAGTGTGAATGGGCCCAGGGAGCATTTGGGCCTGGAGTCAGATGGCTTGGGTCAAAATCTCAGCTCTTCCAGCACCCAGCTGTGAGTGGACCTCTGGGCCTCTGTCCTGATCTGCAAAGCTGAGAGGGTAACGGAGACAGTGCTGGTTCCTTCGTCCAGGCTGCCGTCCTGAGAGGCACTGGGGCTAttctggttttttatttatttttgtttcatttttttttttttcccttctaccCCATTTTCCCCTTCCACCCCCATTCTGGTTTTTTAGTCAGCTTCTGCTCTGATTGGTTGGTGCCTGTGCCTTTTCAGTTAAATATTGTGACTGTTTCCCGCGCTGatagcagtgttttgctctgagaattaaatgagtaatACGAGCTCTGGACACGTGGTGAAGATTGCttgttattttttccatttgtaacAAGGACTCACGCTTATTGAGGGGTAATGATGTGCCCAGTACTTCGTGCCTACTAAGTCCTTAAACACTGAGTccactccgactcacagcgaccaccacatatgtgtgtcagagtacatctgtgctttcaatggctgtgatcttttggaagtagatcaccaggcctttcttccaagaagcctctgggtggactcgaacctccaaccttgcagttagctgctgaggctgGTAACCATTTTCAACACCCAGGGTGACTAGACTGGGTCCCTGCACCCCAGTCTCCTGCCTAGGAGCACCCTAGCCCCATCCTCCCTTTTAAGCAGTGCCCACCACTGCACTGGGGTTCCAGCAGTACGATGCTACTTCCAGGGCCCAAAGTTTGGGGCTATTTGGGCCTCCCCCTCCAATCCCTGATTGATTCGGCGTTACTGTGGGTACCACTTCTTAAagcacctggggtccctgggtggtgcaaagagttaaagcactcagctgctaactgaaaggtcggaggttcgagtccaccccaaGGTGcctgtaagaaaggcctggtggcctacttctggaaaatcagccctatggtgcacagttctacccttACGCACTTGGAACCAGCACCAGGcatcagagtcgactcaatggtaactggttttctTAAAgcccctgttgttaggtgccttagagttgatttctgactcacagcagccccatgtgacagagtagaacttccgcatAGGCAGGGTCAActgacccaataagcaaggtaagcacaggcttacttgtgtttactaatctgcagtgaacaatttcgcCTGTTTGATTAATGAAACCCGtgtgaaactgttcactgcaaattagtgagtaagcacaagtaagcctgtgctcaccttacttactgggtcatctgtccTGTCTGGGATTGTAAATCTGAAAAGAGGCTTTGGTCCTGTAGGAAGGGCTCTGAGGTTGGGAGAGACAGACGTCGGCCATACGTAGAAGCAGAATctgtgatgtggtgaaaaaagtgtgaaactgttcactgcagatgatgtggtaagcaaggtaagcaccctacagggttttctaagctgtaatctttacaggggcaggtcgccggatctttctcccatggagccgctaggtgggtttgaacctccagtctctcagttagcagccgagcacttaacccattgcaccaccagggctccttcttaaagCCCCTGCTGTTCTTGTATCATCTCCATGGCAACAACCCAGGAGCTGTGCAGTGTACCTGTTTTGGAGACCCAGGCTAAGAAAGGTGAAGCCATGTGCCCAGGGATGCACAGCTGTGTGTAGCATTGCAGGGCTTCGAACCTGAGGGGGGCTTGTTTTCTGGGGGCCAGCAGgcctccctctccctgccccaggcctcaTGAGAGAGGGTGTGAGCTGGAAGTTACATCTGTCTGCCTTGAGGCCCAGGCAGATGGTCCATCACTGAAAGGAGCTAGACAAAGCCCAGGTAGCTCCCTGCACGGCTGTGGGGCCCTGCCCCCTGCCTGGGCACACCCTGGGGCAGGGGTCCAGCTGTGTGCTAACCcatcccctcctcccccaggACTCAGTCATGGAACAGCAGACTCTGGGGGCTACACAGGGGCTTGGGGCTGGCAGCCTGGGACCTTCGGGAGAGTATCCATAGCAACCAGCTCTCAGAGGATGGGGCTCCCGTGGGGCTGTGGCTGCTGTCGGCTGGAGCGTGAAGCATCGAGGTTTCCACCTTGCCCTCTTTCTATGGGTGATAACAGCCTTGCCCCAAGTGGAGGCCAAACTCAACCCGCCATCATCTCATGGGAGCCTCCAGGTGCTTTCCTGTGCCAGGTGGGCAGACTGGGTGCTCTGacacccattttacagctggACAAACAGACATTCTGCAAGGGGGCTCATACTGGTCACACCAGCTTCCTGCTGCCTAGACTGGGGCTGTCAAGGAGGCCTGGATCATCACGGCCAGCACCACAGCACAGACGGTGGCTCTGGGTCACCTGCCTGCCAGCTGTGTCAGTGATTCCACCTCTGGAAACTTCACAGGGTGACTGTGAGTCTTCTGTGAGGTCCAGTGaagggtgcctggcacatagtaggtgctcggtAAATGTTCGTAGTGATCAGGATTGCAGAAACGCCACAGTTAAGTCTGCTGTCTCCACCTTTTGCCTTCCCTGCCCTCCTCTCCTGTCTCTGTGTGTCCTGGGCCTCTATCTGAGGTTGCTCGGAGCCTCGTGGGGAGACAGTCCCTGTCACAGGCCCTAGAGCTCAGCTTTCGGGTTCCTGAGCTCAGGCAAGCTGCCTATGGCTGAGGAGATTCTTTGGATGCTGAGTTCTGTTTTTCTGTAACTATGTCTCTTAGTGGGGGCTGAAGCTCAAGGAGGGCCACCCAGGGGCAGGGGAAGCCAACTGAAAGTGGGTGTCAGGGTGAGGGCTGGGGGCCCTGAGGGAGGTGCAGGAGGTAGACGGGGGAGGTGAGGGGAGAATGAGTGAGCCCTCCCTGCTCCCCACTGGGCTCCTGTCCCACCCACCTGCAGGGCCAGACAGCCCTGGGGCTCCAGCACCTTGGCCAAGGCTGGAAGAGGCATCTTGTATGGGGTGCCTGGGTCTGTCCATGCTGCTTGGGCATCTGTCAGTATGTTGCCGGGTGGCGGGCATGGGCTTCAGGGCTTCAGTGAGAGCTGAGAACAGGTGTGCTCCTGGGCATGAGTTTGGCTGTATAAGCCTGAGTGAGTCTGTGAGGAGTCTGTGAGGACGTCTGTGAGTGCACACAACTTGTGGGCAGACTGCAGGGGCATCGGTGAGGGTGTGTGTGTTGATGGTGAGTGGGGCTGAGGGTTCGTGTGAGAGCACGTGTGTGCGTGCATATCCGTGTGGGCCTCATGTGTGCGTCCATGCTGTGCACACCAGCTCATGTGCTTTAGTATGAGTGAGTGAGCACCCATGCCTTtcctggcagtctgcctctgcccCTCCCTGGGGACTGTTTCCCTGCCAGGAAGCCCTCCTTATCTGGCAGCTGATGGCCACCAAGGGTGACCCCATCGCAGAGGGTGCTGGTGGCAACTGACAGGAACCAAGGGTGACCCCGTGGCAGAGGGGTGCTGGTATAGCTGACAGCCACCAAGAGTGAACCCATGGTAGAGGGGTACTGGGGGCAACTGAGGACTACCAAGGGTGACCCCATGGCAGAGGGTGCTGGGGGCAGCTGACAGCTACCAAGGGTGACCCCATGGCAGAGGGGTGCTGGGGCAGCTGACACCCACCAAGACTGAACCCATGGCAGAGGGGTGCTGGGGGCAACTGATGACTACCAAGGGTGACCCCATGGCAGAGGGGCACTGCAGGCAGCTTAGAGCCACCAAGAGTGACCCCATGGCAGGAGGTGCTGGGGCAGCTGACAGCCACCAAGGGTGACCCCATGGCAGAGGGGTGCTGGAGGACCCTCTCTTCCTGCATGGGGAGTTCACTTCCCTGGTCTGCTTCCAGGAGGAACAAGCTAGACCACGTCAGTCATGGGCTGTGCCCCACTGCTGGCCTGGGCCACTGTGGCTGTGGCCTCCCACCCCACAGATCCATGGGGAGCAAGTGGTCTTTCCCCTGCAGCCCTGGCCATAGCTCACAGCACCCCCACCTTCCACCCACCCTGTAGGGACTGGTAGGCCTTGTCCTGCAGGCCTTTGGGGGCTTCCTCAGGATCAGGCCTGGGGCGTGCCtctttcattcgttcattcattcttttattcaaaCATCAAAGGCTCTTAGGCCTTCTGCGtggagtgcgtgtgtgtgtatgactgtatctgtgagtgcgtgtgtgtgagttcatgagtgtgtgtgtatgtgtgagttcaTGAGTGTGTGTAGGTGTGAGTTGTGAGTGTTTTTATGAGTGCGTGCAAGTGTATGTGAGTGGTGTGTAAGTGTGAGTTATGAGTGTGAGTgtatgcaagtgtgtgtgtgtgtgtgtgtgtgagagagagagagtgaaaagcACATGCATGAGAGCAGGAACCCTCTTGATGAGCACAGACCTGGAGCTGAGCTGGGATGGCAGCTGCAGGATCGCATCCCCTCAGAAGACATCTCCTGTCTGCTGTGACGGTGGACTCTCTTCTCCTGTCCTCCATGCCCACCCCCTCTACACTCACCCGTTCTTGCAGGGGTGTTTCCGTGCTGAGCACCTGCTTCTTGGCCTACTGGGCCTGCGTTCAGGACACTCCGAAACTCTTAGCCCCCCAAACATTAGGGAAAGGCCCCCTGGTCTCATTTGAGTGGGTCCCAGAGCCTGAGCAGGAACCCTGCCTTTTCCCAGCATCAGCTTTTCTGGttgtttcttcattcattccattcatttgttcaacaacaaaagaataatgataaataaTTATTAGCTCAGCAATAATGCTAACGATACTACAAGTTAGATAATTGTTAGGTTCTCACCCTGGGCCAGGCCCTCTGTGAGGTGATGGGGATCCAGGCCCTCTagctcatctttggttttctttgtctcTCTGCCCTAATAGAGTGCTTTGCATGTATTGTTTTTATAACTttgcttgtttccatctttgctcACACATTATTTTGCAGCTTTGCTCAAATGCTTCCCTAGTAGTTACTATCTAGTGGCCCTGTGACCCCAGAGGTAGACAAAACACATTTCCGGCTCCCTGGGTTCAGTGGTCAACCAGCTAGGACAAAAACATGCTAATTAACTAGGTGCTTTTAGCATAACACAGGGGCTGGGGAGGCTCTGAACTCCTTCTGGGTGGTAAGAGAAGGCTTCTCAGAACAGGTGACATTCGAACTGAGCCCTGAAGGACAGAGAGGGCATTCCAGGTAGAGGAAACAGTATaggcaaaggcctggaggtgaAAGACCAGGAACTTCAGGAGAACTGCAGGTGACAATGGGGTCCCAGTGGGCATTTGTATAGCTAAGCCCTGGCTTAGCTGGCTCGTTCTGGGTGCGTAGTCGAGCATTGGGCTTGGTCACTCAGCTAAGAAATCCAaattcttcttcccttttccagAGGCCAAGGGAGGCCCTATCACCCCAGAAGCCAAAGTTGCCTAAAAAAGCTTTGATATTTTGAACCCAGATATCACCCCcttaaaagaaacccacagcccccaaacaaaacaagacaaaacaaaaacaaacaaaaaaacccacagccagAGTCCTTCCCCTAAACAGGCAGCAACGCCTCTGTCCACAGGATTTGGAGTCTTAACTACCTATCCCGCTTATATTTTCAGGGAGTGAGAGCCACTCTTTGGAATTGGTCTTTCAAAAGCTTTAAAGCTCCTGCTAGTCTCCATTgctctgccctcctgctcccctgCCCAAAGGCAGCTGGGAATTACTCCCAGTATGTGGAACCTACTGTGGGATCACCTGGCCCATGTGTGCTGAGGGCAGATGAACACCTGTTCAGCCTCATGGTTCTTAGGGTGGGCGAATGGATGAAAGGATGAATGGATGGTGGATGGGTAGAtaggtggatggacagatggatgggtggatgggtaggtgggtgggtgggtgtgtggatggaggtatgggtgggtgggtggatggatgggtggatggatggataggtggtagatagatgagtgggtgggtagatgggtaGATTGGTGGGTGGGTAGACAGATGCATGGGTAGATGGATGAAGGGGCAGAAGGATGGAtaggtagatgggtggatgggtaga
This window harbors:
- the ZNF423 gene encoding zinc finger protein 423 encodes the protein MSRRKQAKPRSVKVEEGEASDFSRAWDSFVAASGGLEGEPECDRKTSCALEDRNSVTSQEERNEDDEDMEDESIYTCDHCQQDFESLADLTDHRAHRCPGDGDDDPQLSWVASSPSSKDVASPTQMIGDGCDLGLGEEEGGTGLPYPCQFCDKSFIRLSYLKRHEQIHSDKLPFKCTFCSRLFKHKRSRDRHIKLHTGDKKYHCHECEAAFSRSDHLKIHLKTHSSSKPFKCTICKRGFSSTSSLQSHMQAHKKNKEHLAKSEKETKKDDFMCDYCEDTFSQTEELEKHVLTRHPQLSEKADLQCIHCPEVFVDENTLLTHIHQAHANKKHKCPMCPEQFSSVEEVYCHLDSHRQPDSSNHSISPDPVLGSVASMSSATPDSSASVERGSTPDSTLKPLRGQKKMRDEGQGWSKVVYSCPYCSKRDFNSLAVLEIHLKTIHADKPQQSHTCQICLDSMPTLYNLNEHVRKLHKNHAYPVIQFGNISAFHCNYCPEMFADINSLQEHIRVSHCGPNAHPPDGNNAFFCSQCSMGFLTESSLTEHIQQAHCSVGGTKLESPVVQPSQSFMEVYSCPYCTNSPIFGSILKLTKHIKENHKNIPLAHSKKSKTEQSPVSSDVEVSSPKRQRLSVSANSISNSEYPCNQCDLKFSNFESFQTHLKLHLELLLRKQACPQCKEDFDSQESLLQHLTVHYTTTSTHYVCESCDKQFSSVDDLQKHLLDMHTFVLYHCTLCQEVFDSKVSIQVHLAVKHSNEKKMYRCTACNWDFRKEADLQVHVKHSHLGNPAKAHKCIFCGETFSTEVELQCHITTHSKKYNCKFCSKAFHAIILLEKHLREKHCVFDAATENGTANGVPPAAPKKAEPADLQGMLLKNPEAPNSHEASEDDVDASEPMYGCDICGAAYTMEVLLQNHRLRDHNIRPGEDDGSRKKAEFIKGSHKCNICSRTFFSENGLREHLQTHRGPAKHYMCPICGERFPSLLTLTEHKVTHSKSLDTGTCRICKMPLQSEEDFIEHCQMHPDLRNSLTGFRCVVCMQTVTSTLELKIHGTFHMQKLAGSSAASSPNGQGLQKLYQCALCLKECRSKQDLVKLDVNGLPYGLCASCMARSANGQVGGPAPPEPADRPCAGLRCPECSVKFESAEDLESHMQGDHRDLTPEASGPRKGAQTSPVPRKKTYQCIKCQMTFENEREIQIHVANHMIGKRPFPPATLELLVGVEICGSSHISPAYRGKEGVTAAVSEINGTKNVRARALSPPEPSCRSSSHITVKLLTISSISECKFPPISEKKSFPVVKHSVAIMLQFCML